Proteins from a genomic interval of bacterium YEK0313:
- the vdh gene encoding Vanillin dehydrogenase — MAWTNPAALEARAEDFVQAMLTETGATRGWAMFNVSLAAGMLREAGAMTTQITGDVIPSDKPNNLALAVRQPVGVILGIAPWNAPVILGVRALAMPLACGNTVVFKASELCPATHQLIGAVLNEAGLPPGVLNVVTNAPADAPAVVEALIAHPAVKRVNFTGSTRVGRIIAETAARHLKPALLELGGKAPLVILDDADLDEAVKAAAFGAFMNQGQICMSTERIVVDAKVADAFVAKFAAKAKSLPSGDPRGQVVLGSLVSAAAADRVVELIGDATAKGASLAAGGTREGTVMPATIVDHVTPAMRIYGEESFGPVVSVVRVDGDEEAIRVANDTEYGLSSAVFSRDIGRALGVAKRIEAGICHINAPTVHDEAQMPFGGMKASGYGRFGGRAAVDAFTELRWITIQTGPRPYPF; from the coding sequence ATGGCCTGGACGAACCCCGCCGCGCTCGAGGCGCGCGCGGAGGATTTCGTCCAGGCCATGCTGACCGAGACCGGCGCGACCCGCGGCTGGGCCATGTTCAACGTCTCGCTCGCCGCCGGCATGCTGCGCGAGGCCGGCGCGATGACGACCCAGATCACCGGCGATGTCATCCCCTCCGACAAGCCGAACAACCTGGCGCTGGCGGTCCGGCAGCCGGTCGGCGTCATCCTCGGCATCGCGCCGTGGAACGCGCCGGTCATCCTCGGCGTGCGCGCGCTCGCCATGCCGCTCGCCTGCGGCAATACGGTGGTTTTCAAGGCCTCCGAGCTCTGTCCGGCGACCCATCAGCTGATCGGCGCGGTGCTGAACGAGGCCGGCCTGCCGCCCGGCGTCCTCAACGTCGTCACCAATGCCCCGGCCGACGCGCCCGCGGTCGTCGAGGCGCTGATCGCCCATCCGGCGGTCAAGCGGGTCAATTTCACCGGCTCGACCCGGGTCGGCCGGATCATTGCCGAAACCGCGGCGCGCCACCTGAAGCCCGCGCTGCTGGAGCTCGGCGGCAAGGCGCCGCTGGTCATTCTCGACGATGCCGACCTCGACGAGGCGGTCAAGGCGGCGGCCTTCGGCGCCTTCATGAACCAGGGCCAGATCTGCATGTCGACCGAACGCATCGTGGTCGACGCCAAGGTCGCCGACGCCTTCGTCGCGAAGTTCGCCGCCAAGGCGAAGTCGCTGCCCTCAGGCGACCCGCGCGGCCAGGTCGTGCTCGGCTCGCTGGTCTCCGCCGCGGCGGCCGACCGTGTCGTCGAGCTGATCGGCGATGCCACGGCGAAAGGCGCAAGCCTTGCCGCCGGCGGCACGCGCGAGGGCACCGTCATGCCGGCGACCATCGTCGACCATGTCACGCCGGCCATGCGCATCTATGGCGAGGAGAGCTTCGGCCCGGTCGTCTCGGTCGTGCGCGTCGACGGCGACGAGGAGGCGATCCGGGTCGCCAACGACACCGAATACGGCCTCTCCTCCGCGGTGTTCTCCCGCGACATCGGCCGCGCGCTCGGGGTGGCGAAGCGCATCGAGGCCGGCATCTGCCACATCAACGCACCGACGGTGCATGACGAGGCCCAGATGCCGTTCGGCGGCATGAAGGCCTCCGGCTATGGCCGCTTCGGCGGCAGGGCCGCGGTCGATGCCTTCACCGAGCTGCGCTGGATCACCATCCAGACCGGCCCGCGGCCCTATCCGTTCTGA
- the livF_40 gene encoding High-affinity branched-chain amino acid transport ATP-binding protein LivF, with product MLEVGALTAAYGPHVAVDAVDIHVGAGETVAILGANGAGKSTLLKVIAGLVPAAAGARVALNGRSLVGLAPHLIVEAGVALVPEGRGIFADLTVRENLGLGAFPRRARAGEADSLDRVLALFPRLAERLGQRVHTMSGGEQQMVAIGRALMSAPVLLMLDEPSLGLSPLMTAELFKALGRMRAAGMAILIVEQNARRSLKLADRAYLIANGRIVGQGPAATLAEDPKVAAAYLGGQA from the coding sequence ATGCTTGAGGTCGGCGCGCTCACCGCGGCCTATGGGCCGCATGTCGCGGTCGACGCCGTCGACATCCATGTCGGAGCCGGCGAGACCGTCGCCATTCTCGGCGCCAACGGCGCCGGCAAGTCGACGCTGCTCAAGGTCATTGCCGGGCTGGTGCCGGCGGCCGCCGGCGCGCGCGTCGCGCTGAACGGCCGGTCGCTGGTCGGCCTGGCGCCGCACCTGATCGTCGAGGCCGGCGTGGCGCTGGTTCCCGAAGGACGCGGCATCTTCGCCGACCTGACGGTCAGGGAAAATCTCGGGCTCGGCGCCTTTCCGCGCCGCGCCCGGGCCGGCGAGGCGGACAGTCTCGACCGCGTTCTCGCACTCTTCCCGCGGCTCGCCGAACGGCTCGGCCAGCGCGTCCACACCATGTCGGGCGGCGAACAGCAGATGGTCGCGATCGGCCGGGCCCTGATGTCGGCGCCCGTTCTCCTGATGCTGGACGAACCCTCGCTCGGCCTCTCGCCGCTGATGACGGCCGAACTGTTCAAGGCGCTCGGCCGGATGAGGGCTGCCGGCATGGCGATCCTCATCGTCGAGCAGAATGCGCGCCGCAGCCTGAAGCTGGCCGACCGGGCCTATCTCATCGCCAATGGCCGCATCGTCGGCCAGGGCCCGGCGGCCACGCTCGCCGAAGATCCGAAGGTTGCCGCTGCCTATCTCGGCGGCCAAGCCTGA
- the lptB_31 gene encoding Lipopolysaccharide export system ATP-binding protein LptB gives MTALITISGLARAFGGLKAVDGLDASVGSGEVVGLVGPNGSGKTTALNLITGNLKPDAGTIRFDGRAIEAEPAYRIARAGIARTFQLVRVMPSLSIAENVAVGAMFGAAPCAPAEALARARPLIERVGLGDRAALPAARLTYIDQKRLELARALAGRPKLLLLDEWLAGLNPTELRDGIALIRSIAAEGVAIIMVEHVMDAIRALCGRCIVMNAGRRIAQGPTAAVLAEPAVIRAYLGDDDA, from the coding sequence ATGACCGCGCTCATCACGATCTCCGGTCTCGCCAGGGCCTTCGGCGGGCTGAAGGCGGTTGACGGGCTCGACGCCTCGGTCGGGTCGGGCGAGGTGGTCGGCCTCGTCGGGCCGAACGGCTCCGGCAAGACGACCGCGCTCAACCTGATCACCGGCAACCTGAAGCCCGATGCCGGCACCATCCGTTTCGACGGCCGGGCGATCGAGGCGGAGCCCGCCTATCGCATCGCCCGCGCCGGCATCGCCCGCACCTTCCAGCTCGTCCGCGTCATGCCCTCGCTGTCGATCGCCGAGAACGTCGCCGTCGGCGCGATGTTCGGCGCGGCGCCCTGCGCGCCGGCCGAAGCGCTCGCCCGGGCCCGGCCGCTGATCGAGCGCGTCGGGCTTGGCGACCGTGCCGCCCTGCCGGCGGCGCGCCTCACCTATATCGACCAGAAGCGGCTGGAGCTGGCCCGCGCGCTCGCCGGCAGGCCGAAGCTGCTGCTGCTCGACGAGTGGCTCGCCGGCCTCAACCCGACCGAGCTCCGGGACGGCATCGCGCTGATCCGCTCGATCGCCGCCGAAGGCGTCGCCATCATCATGGTCGAGCACGTGATGGACGCGATCCGCGCGCTGTGCGGGCGCTGCATCGTCATGAATGCCGGCCGCAGGATCGCTCAAGGTCCGACCGCCGCCGTGCTCGCCGAGCCGGCCGTCATCCGCGCCTATCTCGGAGACGACGATGCTTGA